In the genome of Deinococcus multiflagellatus, the window TTCGAACAGTTCCTGGCGGGCGCGCAGCTTGGACTGCGGCTGTTCCAGGTCGCCGCCGCTGCCCCGGTGCACCCGCTGAAAGAACACCAGCGCGCCCCCGGCCAGTGCCAGGGCGCCCGCGAAATACAGCGTGTCCAGCGGCTTTTCCCAGCGCACGAAGTGTTCCAGAAAGGTGACGCCCAGAATCACGATGATCACCGACACGACCTTCTGTTCCAGGTCGGCCAGACTCTCGACCCCCAGCGCCGAGGTGAGGTTCAGCGGCGTGATGAACAGCGAATACAGCCCCACGCCAATCAGGTAGAACACCACGGCCTTGAGCATGGTGCTCACGATTTCCAGAAACTCCACGGTCAGTTCGCCCTTCTGGCTGGAAATGCCCTGATTCAGCGTGTCGCGCCAGGATTCCCAGATGGTCTGCAGCGCCAGCAGCGTGCCCTGCAAAAAGAGGCTGAACGACACCAGCAGCACGGCGATGACCGCAATCAGCACCACGAAGCGGGTGCGGCCAATGATCTCGCTGAACCACTCGCGTTTGGACGGCTCGGCGGGGGGCGGGGCGGCCGGGCCCGGGGCAGAGGAACGGGTCACGCCGCCCATGATGCGGTGGGGGCGCCGCCGCGCGGGTGGGGCCCGCCTTTACGCTTGCCTGACCCTCGCCGCCCGCTGGTCCTCCCTCCGTGGCCGCGCGGCGCCCTATGCTGGGCCGCGTGAACACCGAGCCCCGCCTGACCCTGCCGGACGCCCTGCGGCGCGTGTTGCCAGCCGCGCGCTGGGAGAGGCTGGGTGGCGGCCAGAGTGGCGCGCAGGTGTGGCGCTCCACCCGCCATGTGGTCAAGGTGCAGCCCCGGGGGCACGGGGCCCCCAGCCTGCAACAGGAGCGCGAACGCCTGCGCTGGTTCGCTGGGCGGCTGCCGGTGCCCGCCGTGCTGGGCTTTGAGGTGACCCCGGAAGCCGAGTACCTCGCCATGACGCGCCTGAGCGGCATCCCCATGAGCCACCCCGACGCCCTGCTGCACCCGGAGCGGGTGGTGGGGCTGCTGGCGCGCGCCCTGCGCGAACTGCACGCCCTGCCGGTGCGCGACTGCCCGTTTACCGCCACGTTGGCCGTCACCCTGCCCCTGGCCCGCGAGCGCGTGCAGGCCGGGCTGGTGGATGAAGCCGACTTTGACGAAGAGCGCCAGGGCCGGGGCGCCGTGAGCGTGTTCAACGAGCTGGCCCGCACCCGCCCCGCCCACGAGGATCTGGTGGTCACCCACGGCGACGCCACCCTGGACAACCTGATCGTCAGCGGGGAATACGTGGAGGGCCTGATTGACCTGGGCCGCGCCGGCATTGCCGACCGCCACGCCGACCT includes:
- a CDS encoding YqhA family protein, producing MGGVTRSSAPGPAAPPPAEPSKREWFSEIIGRTRFVVLIAVIAVLLVSFSLFLQGTLLALQTIWESWRDTLNQGISSQKGELTVEFLEIVSTMLKAVVFYLIGVGLYSLFITPLNLTSALGVESLADLEQKVVSVIIVILGVTFLEHFVRWEKPLDTLYFAGALALAGGALVFFQRVHRGSGGDLEQPQSKLRARQELFEFHTEQRHIDDRDVELAEAATQAKLEGKADAEEGSG
- a CDS encoding APH(3') family aminoglycoside O-phosphotransferase — encoded protein: MNTEPRLTLPDALRRVLPAARWERLGGGQSGAQVWRSTRHVVKVQPRGHGAPSLQQERERLRWFAGRLPVPAVLGFEVTPEAEYLAMTRLSGIPMSHPDALLHPERVVGLLARALRELHALPVRDCPFTATLAVTLPLARERVQAGLVDEADFDEERQGRGAVSVFNELARTRPAHEDLVVTHGDATLDNLIVSGEYVEGLIDLGRAGIADRHADLALAWRSVRADLGPVYAGMFLDLYGRALVDEGKLAYYALLDELF